ATCTAAATTTTTGCCATAAAGCAAGACAGGAAATCGAATGAAAGTATATTACAAATTATTCAAATCCTGCCATTGCCACTCACTAACGAATTTTATGTTTCGTGACCTGAAGCATTCTTAAGAACTTTTTAGCTTCTTCATAAAATCTCTAAATGCGGGTGCAAACTCTTCAAACAAAGGGTTATTTCGGTTTTTAATCATTACTTCACTAAACAACTTTAACCCTATTGCAAACTCTACAGATTGCCCCTTTTCTTCAAATAAATCTTTCTCTTTTAGCACTTCTATTATTTTAAAAATCTCATCGTGATTATCGAAATCAACTTCTATAGATTTTTCTTCTTCTGGAGTTTCTCCACTTGCTAGCGATACTAAGTCTAGTTTTAAATGATATTTATTCGCTTTTTTTGTCATTATATTTTAATTACTGGTTGATTAATGAATAATTAATGCATCTTTTGTCCTGAAAATTCCATTGCTTCTCCCTTTCCAAATCCGAAGCTGAAGCCTAGAGTTACAAACCTGCCTCTCTTTCCATAACTGTACAAATAAAAGTCACTTTGGTTAGTAATTGTCTCCATTCTTCTCGATGCAAAAATGTCTCTCACACTCATATTAATTACCCCTCTGCCTTTTAAGATTTTCTTTCGCACACCCATATCTGCAAAAAGGTTATTAGAAATTATACTTTGTACTGTCTGGTATTCAGACTGGTAATGCCCTGTAACTTCAAAGTCTATATCTAATGGAAATTTAAATTTTGTGGTCACTTTAGATGTCCACTGGTCTGCATCAAAATCGAATGATGTTGTTTCTAAAGAACCTTCTCTTATGTAATAGTTGTAGTTAATTTCTCCTGTAATAGAAAGCCAATTTGCGGGTAAGTATTTACCATTTAATTCTACTCCTGTTGCTCTATTGGTTCCTATATTATATGGCTTCGAGATGTTTACATTATCTTCGAAAGTAGAAATTCTTTCAACTACATCTGTAGTATATCTATGATACACACCCACATTCCAAGAGATTTTATCTACTATATACATAGCTGCAAGCTCATAAGAATCTGTGTATTCTGGTCTTAAATCTGGGTTACCAGTTCTTATACTATAATTATTACTGATGTTGAAAAAGGGATTCAGGTTCCAAAGTCTCGGTCTTAGTATTCTTTTAGAAAAACCTGCTTGTACAGAAAAGTTATTGGTAAGTTTATAAGAAGTATGAACACTAGGAAACAAATTCGTATAATTTTGATTATTCTCTTCTCCCGTATTTT
This genomic window from Chondrinema litorale contains:
- a CDS encoding DUF3861 domain-containing protein; the encoded protein is MTKKANKYHLKLDLVSLASGETPEEEKSIEVDFDNHDEIFKIIEVLKEKDLFEEKGQSVEFAIGLKLFSEVMIKNRNNPLFEEFAPAFRDFMKKLKSS